The window AAGCAGAAGGCGGCGGCGGAAGCGGCCCGCAAGGAGCGGCTGCGGCCGAAGTTCGCGCTGCCGGTCGCGCAGCACGGGCTCAGCGCCTACTACGGACAGGCCGGCATCAACTGGATGTCCGTCCACACCGGCATCGACTTCCCCGTCTCGTACGGCACGACGGTGATGGCCGCGACCGACGGGACCGTCCGGACGCAGTGGAACAGCGCGTACGGGAACATGGTCATCGTGACGGCCAAGGACGGTACGGAGACGTGGTACTGCCACCTCTCCACGTACAAGGTCGCCTCGGGTGCCGTCGTGAAGGCCGGGGATCCGATCGCGTACTCCGGGAACTCCGGGAACTCGACCGGTCCGCACCTCCACTTCGAGGTGCGTCCGGGTGGTGGCTCGGCGATCGACCCGCTGCCGTGGCTGCGCAGCCACGGGCTGGACCCCTCGTAGGGGAGCGCCGACCGGAGCCGGAGTCCTGGGGGCTGCGCCCCCAGACCCCCGAATCGGCCTGAACGGCCTCGTCCTCAAACGCCGGACGGGCTGAAAGTGATGGGCCCGCCCTTCAAGTAGCCCCCGTGGCCATTGCCCTTGAGAGCTACAGCTTCTCCACCGGCGCGTACCGCAGCAGCAGCCTCTTCGGCTTCTCCTCGCCGAAGTCGACCGTCGCCTCCGCGTTCGCACCGGTGCCCTTCACCCCGACGACCGTGCCGAGGCCGAACTGGTCATGGGTGACGCGGTCGCCGACCGCGAGGGACACCACCGGCTTGTCGGTGGCGCCGCGTCGGGTGGCGAAGCCGGACGCGCCCGAGGCGGCCGAGCGGGAGCGCGAGGAGGACAGGGAGGCCGCCACGCCGGACACCGGGCCGGAGGAGACCGGGCCCAGGGAGCCCGTGCGCTTCCACTCCAGATGCGTGTCCGGGATCTCCTCCAGGAAGCGGGACGGCGGGTTGTACGAGGGCTGGCCCCAAGCGCTGCGCATCGAGGAGCGGGTGAGATACAGCCGCTCCCGCGCGCGCGTGATGCCGACGTACGCGAGCCTGCGCTCCTCCTCCAGCTCCTTGGTCTGGCCGAGGGCGCGCATGTGCGGGAAGACGCCGTCCTCCATGCCGGTCAGGAACACCACGGGGAATTCGAGGCCCTTGGCGGTGTGGAGGGTCATCAGCGTTATCACGCCGGACCCGTCCTCCTCCTCGTCCGGGATCTGGTCGGAGTCGGCGACGAGCGCGACCCGCTCCAGGAAGGCGGAGAGCCCGCCCGGTGCCTCACCCTCGCCGGCCTCCTGCTCGAACTCCAGGGCCACGGCGGCCAGTTCCTGGAGGTTCTCGATGCGGGTCTCGTCCTGCGGGTCGGTCGAGGCCTGCAACTCGGCGAGGTAGCCGGTCCGTTCGAGAACCGCCTCAAGGACCGTCGCCGGGCCGGCGCCCGACTCGACGATCGTGCGGAGGTCCTCCATCAGGGTGTTGAACTTCTTGACGGCGTTCGTCGAGCGGGACGCCATGCCGTACGCCTCGTCCACGCGGCGCAGCGCCTGCGCGAAGCTGATCTTCTCGCGCTGGGAGAGCGCGTCGATCATCGCCTCGGCGCGGTCGCCGATGCCGCGCTTGGGGACGTTGAGAATGCGCCGGAGCGGTACGGAGTCCTCGGGGTTCGCGAGCACGCGCAGGTACGCGAGGACGTCACGGACCTCCTTGCGCTCGTAGAAGCGGACGCCGCCGACGACCTTGTAGGGCAGGCCGACGCGGATGAAGACCTCTTCGAAGACACGGGACTGCGCGTTCGTACGGTAGAAGACGGCGACGTCGCCCGCCTTCGCGTCGCCCGCGTCCGTGAGCCGGTCGATCTCGTCGGCGACGAACTGGGCCTCGTCGTGCTCGGTGTCGGCGACATAGCCGGTGATCTGGGCGCCCGCGCCCGCGTTGGTCCACAGGTTCTTGGGGCGGCGCGACTCGTTGCGCTCGATGACCGCGTTCGCGGCGGTGAGGATCGTCTGCGTCGAGCGGTAGTTCTGCTCCAGCAGGATCGTCGTCGCGTTCGGGTAGTCCTCCTCGAACTGGAGGATGTTGCGGATGGTCGCGCCGCGGAAGGCGTAGATCGACTGGTCCGCGTCACCCACCACGCACAGCTCCGCCGACGGGAGGTCGTGCTCACTGGGCGGTACGTCGACCGGGTGCTCGGAGGTGCCGACGAGCTCGCGCACAAGGGCGTACTGCGCGTGGTTCGTGTCCTGGTACTCGTCGACCAGGACGTGCCGGAAGCGGCGGCGGTAGTGCTCGGCGACGTCCGGGAAGGCGCGCAGGAGGTTGACCGTCGTCATAATCAGGTCGTCGAAGTCCAGCGCGTTCGCCTCGCGCAGGCGTGACTGGTACATCGCGTAGGCCTGGGCGAGGGTCTTCTCGAAGCCGTCGGCGGCCTGGGCGGCGAAGTCCTCCTCGTCGATCAGCTCGTTCTTCAGGTTCGAGATCTTGGCGCTGAACGACTTGGGCGGGAAGCGCTTGGGGTCGAGGTCCAGGTCACGGCAGACCAGGGCCATGAGGCGCTTGCTGTCGGCGGCGTCGTAGATCGAGAAGGAGGAGGTGAAGCCGAGCTGCTTCGACTCGCGCCGCAGGATCCGTACACACGCGCTGTGGAACGTCATCACCCACATCGCGTTGGCGCGCGGGCCGACGAGCTGCTCGACGCGCTCCTTCATCTCGCCCGCGGCCTTGTTCGTGAAGGTGATCGCGAGGATCTGGCCCGGGTGCACCTTGCGCTCGCCCAGCAGGTGGGCGATGCGATGCGTGAGCACACGGGTCTTGCCGGAGCCCGCGCCGGCCACGATGAGCAGCGGCGAGCCGTGGTGGACCACCGCCGCGCGCTGGTTCTCGTTCAGCCCGTCCAGGAGCGCGGCCGGGTCCACGTGCGGCCGGGGGGCGCCGTCGCGGTAATACCCGTCCCGACTCGGCGGCACGTCGAAGTGGCCGCCGAACAAATCGTCCGGAACGGGCTCCGACTCCGGTGCCTCGTCCTCGGGCGGCGGCGGGGGCTCCTCCTCGTGGGCCCGCGAGGGCTTGAGGTCCGCCAGGAAGCTGTCATCAAAGAGGCTGCTCATCGCTCTCCGAGTCTAGGCGTCCCCACTGACAGCGTGCCGCCACCCTTGAAACTTGGCGGATCGCTCCAGCGGGGCTGCGGGTATGTCGGGCCGCCCGCCACCGGCCCCGTCACCCTCCGCAGGATGCCCGTGACG is drawn from Streptomyces liliifuscus and contains these coding sequences:
- the pcrA gene encoding DNA helicase PcrA, encoding MSSLFDDSFLADLKPSRAHEEEPPPPPEDEAPESEPVPDDLFGGHFDVPPSRDGYYRDGAPRPHVDPAALLDGLNENQRAAVVHHGSPLLIVAGAGSGKTRVLTHRIAHLLGERKVHPGQILAITFTNKAAGEMKERVEQLVGPRANAMWVMTFHSACVRILRRESKQLGFTSSFSIYDAADSKRLMALVCRDLDLDPKRFPPKSFSAKISNLKNELIDEEDFAAQAADGFEKTLAQAYAMYQSRLREANALDFDDLIMTTVNLLRAFPDVAEHYRRRFRHVLVDEYQDTNHAQYALVRELVGTSEHPVDVPPSEHDLPSAELCVVGDADQSIYAFRGATIRNILQFEEDYPNATTILLEQNYRSTQTILTAANAVIERNESRRPKNLWTNAGAGAQITGYVADTEHDEAQFVADEIDRLTDAGDAKAGDVAVFYRTNAQSRVFEEVFIRVGLPYKVVGGVRFYERKEVRDVLAYLRVLANPEDSVPLRRILNVPKRGIGDRAEAMIDALSQREKISFAQALRRVDEAYGMASRSTNAVKKFNTLMEDLRTIVESGAGPATVLEAVLERTGYLAELQASTDPQDETRIENLQELAAVALEFEQEAGEGEAPGGLSAFLERVALVADSDQIPDEEEDGSGVITLMTLHTAKGLEFPVVFLTGMEDGVFPHMRALGQTKELEEERRLAYVGITRARERLYLTRSSMRSAWGQPSYNPPSRFLEEIPDTHLEWKRTGSLGPVSSGPVSGVAASLSSSRSRSAASGASGFATRRGATDKPVVSLAVGDRVTHDQFGLGTVVGVKGTGANAEATVDFGEEKPKRLLLRYAPVEKL